The Nitrospirota bacterium genome contains a region encoding:
- a CDS encoding cyclase family protein — protein MHIYDISLTISPELPVWPGDPAVLIERIAKIEDGANANVSMMNMGVHTGTHVDAPFHFLPEGNGVEHLPLDILVGPSFVLDLQQEVDVITSQILEKSNIPADTRRLLIKTRNSRYWNPSSYILKGEEGTMLIPPPLTGGGKGEGGFFQSDFVGITKDGAEFLVSLGIQLIGIDYLSVAPYKQSRPTHEVFLKAGVVVVEGLNLYEIQQGYYTLYCLPLKIAGSDGAPGRAILISE, from the coding sequence TTGCATATCTATGATATATCCTTAACCATTTCCCCTGAACTTCCTGTATGGCCCGGTGACCCTGCTGTTTTAATTGAACGGATTGCAAAGATTGAAGACGGGGCTAATGCGAATGTGTCCATGATGAACATGGGTGTCCATACAGGTACACATGTAGATGCACCATTTCACTTTCTTCCTGAAGGCAATGGTGTTGAGCATTTACCGCTTGATATACTCGTCGGGCCATCCTTTGTTTTAGATCTGCAACAAGAAGTGGATGTAATTACATCACAAATTCTGGAGAAATCAAACATCCCTGCTGATACCCGCCGGCTTCTGATAAAGACACGGAACTCCAGATACTGGAACCCCTCATCCTATATACTAAAGGGGGAAGAGGGAACTATGCTTATCCCCCCTCCCTTGACGGGAGGGGGTAAGGGGGAGGGTGGTTTCTTTCAATCAGATTTTGTTGGAATCACTAAGGATGGTGCCGAGTTTCTCGTCAGTCTCGGTATTCAATTAATTGGAATAGATTATCTTTCAGTTGCCCCATATAAGCAAAGCCGGCCTACACATGAGGTTTTTTTAAAGGCCGGAGTAGTTGTTGTTGAAGGGTTAAACCTTTATGAAATCCAACAGGGTTATTATACCTTGTATTGCCTTCCTCTGAAGATCGCAGGGAGTGATGGTGCCCCTGGCCGTGCTATTCTGATAAGTGAATAA
- a CDS encoding methyl-accepting chemotaxis protein, producing MDLKALKIKTRLWIGFGAVILLFIACGVITSYLLIKADKSASIVKEESLPYALVAKDIAFQVVQVQQFLTDASATHDTEVYKEAEDAANKFRSDIDKFKAMYSKENDTESLRKVTEIESDFNRYYEEGKKMANAYITQGIAQGNVLMDSFDKTSLALTARVEAFESQQVKEAVTMSDNVIGSIGTAKKILFGMSLIAMVLGVFVAIYITTSITRPLTNAVDVSNSIAKGDLSVKINVDSQDETGQLLTSMSNMAENLKKLIGDIKSTSDNVASASEQLSASSAEMSKGVVEQSDRSTQIATAATEMSQTVNEIAKNTSTIAHSATETARVAKEGEAIVEKSIVEVQEIAETVKDSTSLMVSLSGRSKQIGDIVNVINEIADQTNLLALNAAIEAARAGEQGKGFAVVADEVRKLSERTAKATSEIGSMIGLIQDEIEKTVSSMEGVSKKVGVGVDFSFQAGEALRKIVGSVNELQSMVQQIASATEEMSATSEEISRDIMTVANVSKETSTGSSQIANASSDLAYLATKLTDIGKQFKVA from the coding sequence ATGGACTTAAAAGCCTTAAAAATTAAAACGCGTCTTTGGATTGGATTTGGGGCGGTTATACTTCTCTTTATAGCATGCGGGGTAATAACCAGCTACTTACTTATTAAGGCTGACAAAAGTGCTTCCATTGTAAAGGAGGAAAGCCTGCCGTATGCACTGGTTGCTAAAGATATTGCTTTTCAGGTTGTTCAGGTTCAGCAATTTCTTACAGATGCATCTGCAACTCATGATACTGAGGTTTATAAAGAGGCAGAGGATGCTGCAAATAAGTTCAGGAGTGATATAGATAAATTTAAGGCAATGTATTCAAAAGAAAATGATACAGAGTCTCTTAGAAAGGTTACAGAGATCGAGTCTGATTTTAATCGCTACTATGAAGAAGGTAAGAAGATGGCAAATGCTTATATTACTCAGGGCATTGCTCAGGGTAATGTACTAATGGATTCATTTGATAAAACCAGTTTAGCTTTGACGGCCAGGGTAGAAGCGTTTGAGAGTCAGCAGGTTAAAGAGGCTGTAACAATGTCAGATAATGTCATTGGTTCTATTGGTACTGCAAAGAAGATACTTTTCGGTATGTCACTTATCGCAATGGTACTCGGCGTTTTTGTGGCAATTTATATCACAACAAGTATTACCAGACCATTAACTAATGCTGTGGATGTCTCTAACTCCATTGCTAAAGGTGACCTGTCAGTAAAAATTAATGTAGACAGTCAGGATGAAACGGGTCAGTTGCTGACATCCATGAGTAATATGGCAGAAAACCTTAAGAAGCTCATAGGTGACATTAAATCAACATCTGATAATGTGGCATCTGCAAGTGAGCAGTTGAGCGCCAGTTCAGCAGAAATGTCAAAAGGTGTGGTAGAGCAGTCGGACAGGTCAACTCAGATTGCAACTGCAGCAACTGAGATGTCACAAACTGTAAATGAGATAGCTAAAAACACCTCTACAATAGCCCACTCTGCTACTGAGACAGCAAGAGTAGCCAAAGAGGGGGAAGCGATTGTTGAGAAATCAATTGTAGAGGTTCAGGAGATTGCTGAAACAGTAAAGGATTCCACAAGTCTTATGGTATCGCTAAGCGGCCGTTCAAAGCAGATTGGTGACATAGTAAACGTAATTAATGAAATAGCAGACCAGACAAACCTCCTTGCCCTTAATGCAGCCATTGAGGCTGCCCGTGCAGGAGAACAGGGTAAGGGGTTTGCAGTGGTTGCTGATGAGGTAAGAAAATTATCAGAGAGGACAGCAAAGGCAACATCAGAGATAGGTTCAATGATTGGTCTTATTCAGGATGAGATAGAGAAGACCGTGTCTTCAATGGAAGGTGTGTCAAAGAAGGTTGGTGTAGGTGTAGACTTCTCTTTTCAGGCAGGAGAGGCATTGAGAAAGATAGTTGGAAGCGTAAATGAACTACAGTCAATGGTTCAGCAGATAGCCTCAGCGACTGAAGAGATGTCAGCCACATCTGAAGAGATCAGCAGGGATATTATGACTGTTGCTAATGTTTCAAAGGAAACCTCCACTGGCTCTTCACAGATAGCCAATGCATCTTCCGACCTTGCATACCTCGCAACAAAACTTACAGATATAGGTAAACAGTTCAAGGTAGCATAA
- a CDS encoding GAF domain-containing protein, whose amino-acid sequence MTIEQAKIELETIIDAIKDPIFLHNNELKIIRVNKAYCEAAGMSYHRILGRPYYTIFPVTDVPLKMCAGHQELVEDEIFIPSMEKTFKTRCFPVNNVKASPNFFVHILEDITKEKKAEEKLNEEVEIKRALLNIAESITTTFNLDEMLRKVINIVSGIVAGERYVIFLWDKGQGAFIPAQTLGVPLELIPELRRLKLTTDIPVVERLLLGETVSMDDIEKCGLCPEEIRMKIGIKCCLCVPVKTGNEIIGFISVKRISIDRLFKRRDELFLKGVSHQLAIALDNIRLYKAMTDKSLELSQRDETIKIMHEMDLSTLSILEESELIETLVQLVSRLIPADIIIIAKVDNERNGFVYKAGYGLPLSKDTFFPFNYTSAAEVIIKKRTKFIPDLILENDMHPFQDMLIENGYRSGVIAPLIAKGKIIGIFHVGNRKTGVFNKDHLSVLEGLSAQIAVSLDNLGLVQDLKDMVVNIFRTLSAMIDAKSPWTSGHSERVTKYALEIAREMGLDEKDLKDLELAGLLHDIGKVGTYDIILDKAGELNEEEIKIMQQHPVKGVEILTPIKQLQGIIPVIKYHHEFYNGEGYPEGLKGRDIPLMARIIAVADTVDAMRADRPYRRGRSMDTIVDELKRCSGSQFDPEVVTSFRLSLL is encoded by the coding sequence GTGTGCAGGGCATCAGGAATTAGTGGAGGATGAAATCTTTATCCCATCCATGGAGAAGACCTTTAAGACCAGGTGTTTCCCGGTAAATAATGTAAAAGCAAGCCCCAACTTTTTCGTCCATATACTGGAAGATATAACAAAGGAAAAGAAGGCAGAAGAGAAATTGAATGAAGAGGTTGAAATCAAAAGGGCGCTGCTGAATATTGCGGAATCAATTACAACTACATTTAATCTGGATGAGATGTTACGAAAGGTAATTAACATTGTATCAGGCATTGTTGCCGGTGAAAGATATGTAATTTTTTTGTGGGACAAGGGTCAGGGGGCTTTTATTCCGGCACAAACTCTCGGAGTTCCATTGGAGTTAATACCTGAACTAAGGAGGTTGAAATTAACCACTGATATTCCGGTAGTTGAAAGGCTGTTACTGGGAGAGACAGTTTCAATGGATGATATTGAGAAATGCGGTTTGTGCCCTGAGGAAATCAGGATGAAAATAGGAATAAAATGCTGCCTGTGCGTTCCTGTAAAAACAGGAAATGAGATTATAGGATTTATAAGTGTTAAACGTATATCCATCGATAGGCTTTTTAAAAGAAGGGATGAATTATTTTTAAAAGGGGTAAGTCACCAGCTTGCAATTGCACTGGATAATATAAGACTTTACAAAGCAATGACAGATAAATCTTTAGAGTTAAGCCAGAGAGATGAGACTATAAAGATTATGCATGAGATGGATTTATCTACCCTGTCTATCCTGGAGGAATCTGAGTTAATTGAAACCTTGGTCCAGTTGGTGTCAAGGTTAATTCCCGCAGATATAATTATAATTGCTAAGGTGGATAACGAAAGGAATGGATTTGTTTATAAAGCAGGATACGGACTGCCATTATCTAAAGATACATTTTTTCCTTTTAATTACACATCTGCCGCAGAAGTAATAATTAAGAAAAGAACTAAGTTTATACCGGATTTAATTTTAGAAAATGATATGCATCCATTTCAGGATATGCTTATCGAAAATGGGTATCGTTCAGGGGTTATCGCCCCCCTCATAGCAAAGGGAAAGATTATAGGGATATTTCATGTCGGCAACAGGAAGACCGGAGTCTTTAATAAAGACCATTTATCAGTGCTGGAGGGGCTTTCTGCTCAGATAGCTGTATCACTGGATAACTTAGGGCTTGTTCAGGACCTTAAAGACATGGTTGTCAATATTTTCAGGACATTGTCTGCCATGATTGATGCCAAATCCCCGTGGACATCAGGGCATTCAGAGAGGGTGACTAAGTATGCACTGGAAATTGCAAGAGAGATGGGGTTGGATGAGAAGGACTTAAAAGACCTTGAACTTGCAGGATTATTACATGATATCGGCAAGGTCGGGACGTATGACATTATACTTGATAAAGCCGGAGAGCTTAACGAAGAAGAGATAAAAATTATGCAGCAGCATCCGGTAAAAGGGGTGGAGATACTGACACCTATAAAACAGTTGCAAGGGATTATACCTGTGATTAAATATCACCACGAGTTTTATAATGGTGAAGGGTATCCTGAAGGTTTGAAAGGGAGAGATATACCTTTGATGGCAAGGATAATTGCTGTGGCAGATACAGTGGATGCAATGAGGGCAGATAGGCCGTACAGAAGAGGAAGGTCAATGGATACCATAGTGGATGAACTCAAAAGATGTTCCGGAAGCCAATTCGACCCTGAGGTTGTAACTTCATTCAGGCTCTCTCTCCTTTAA